The following are encoded together in the Capsulimonas corticalis genome:
- a CDS encoding sterol desaturase family protein gives MPMHLFFQQMIGLCVSGLCFVAVCALIFWPLEELFDGDKAVRPKFKDLAALWFYQSFGLWIAAGIIYEIAFFLKQFLPAPWLLFVKQQPFWLQATAALLMAEIWVYVFHRLAHTLPYLWKYHRVHHTVVDMTWSAASRQHPVDFLLIIVGANLPAMILGLDLKPIALLVILERIYTVLLHSDLNIHYGRFSQIIASPRLHRLHHSPICRNKNYAGILSFLDVIGNTFQAPVTRHQAGNIHDLLSPTTVADEPGRTQVDA, from the coding sequence ATGCCGATGCACTTATTTTTTCAGCAAATGATCGGTCTGTGCGTAAGTGGCCTCTGCTTCGTGGCTGTGTGCGCGTTGATCTTCTGGCCGCTTGAGGAATTATTCGATGGCGACAAAGCAGTTCGACCCAAGTTCAAAGATCTCGCCGCTCTCTGGTTCTATCAATCGTTCGGCTTATGGATCGCAGCGGGAATTATTTACGAGATCGCCTTCTTCTTGAAGCAGTTTTTGCCTGCGCCATGGCTGTTGTTTGTAAAACAACAGCCTTTTTGGCTTCAGGCGACGGCGGCGCTCCTCATGGCCGAGATATGGGTTTACGTCTTTCACCGCTTGGCGCATACGCTGCCGTATCTATGGAAGTATCACCGCGTTCACCATACTGTCGTTGACATGACCTGGAGCGCGGCTTCACGCCAGCACCCGGTGGATTTCCTGCTCATCATCGTCGGCGCCAATCTGCCGGCGATGATCCTCGGCCTCGATCTCAAACCCATCGCGTTATTGGTGATCCTGGAGAGGATCTACACGGTGCTGCTTCATTCCGATCTAAATATCCACTACGGCCGGTTCTCCCAGATCATCGCCAGCCCAAGACTGCACCGCCTCCACCATTCGCCCATATGTCGAAACAAGAACTACGCCGGAATTCTGAGTTTTTTGGATGTCATCGGAAATACGTTCCAGGCTCCTGTCACTAGACATCAAGCAGGAAATATCCATGACCTGCTCTCTCCCACGACGGTCGCTGACGAACCAGGGCGTACACAGGTAGACGCTTAG
- a CDS encoding glycoside hydrolase family 43 protein has protein sequence MWIFSYFRQIYGGRVEVTPNGIETVPLTEETMSAESLHLAYSQDGVIWTPLNDNKPVLNSIANQYIIRDPFIRKGLDGWFHLLSTGGATRRDIGYARSRDLIVWEDQRSIPIIQGDERARNAWAPEFHYDEAQRNYFVFWSSSYGSEGWDDSRIFCSRTTDFQTFTPPTVLLDAGYTIIDATIVPANGQWYMIFKDERFGYKHGEHRFMRVASAPALGGPYTVLTDAITPQLTEGPALYRPNPNAPWHLAYDYCMADGYGVSISNDLLNWTILPEATFPANARHGSIFEITDAEFEHAQNALSHNQ, from the coding sequence ATGTGGATATTCAGTTATTTTCGACAGATCTACGGCGGGCGCGTGGAAGTCACCCCAAACGGCATCGAAACGGTTCCGCTGACAGAGGAAACGATGTCCGCCGAATCGCTCCATCTAGCCTACAGCCAGGACGGCGTGATCTGGACGCCGCTTAACGACAACAAACCTGTCTTAAACTCTATCGCGAACCAATATATCATCCGCGATCCGTTCATCCGCAAAGGACTGGACGGCTGGTTTCACTTGCTCTCGACCGGCGGCGCCACGCGCCGAGATATCGGCTACGCCCGCTCGCGCGATCTGATCGTCTGGGAGGATCAGCGCTCGATCCCTATCATCCAAGGCGACGAGCGAGCGCGCAACGCCTGGGCGCCCGAATTCCATTACGACGAAGCGCAGAGAAACTACTTTGTCTTCTGGTCATCCTCCTACGGCAGCGAAGGCTGGGACGACAGCCGCATCTTCTGTTCCCGCACCACGGACTTCCAGACCTTCACCCCGCCTACTGTCCTCCTGGACGCCGGCTACACGATCATCGACGCCACCATCGTCCCCGCCAACGGCCAATGGTATATGATCTTCAAAGACGAGCGATTCGGCTACAAACACGGCGAACACCGCTTCATGCGCGTCGCCAGCGCCCCCGCGCTGGGCGGCCCCTACACCGTCCTCACCGACGCCATCACGCCCCAGCTCACCGAAGGCCCCGCGCTCTACCGCCCCAACCCAAACGCCCCCTGGCATCTCGCCTACGACTACTGCATGGCAGACGGCTACGGCGTCTCTATTTCCAACGATCTTCTGAACTGGACGATTTTACCCGAGGCTACGTTTCCCGCGAACGCCCGGCATGGGAGCATCTTTGAGATTACTGACGCCGAGTTTGAGCATGCGCAAAATGCGCTGTCTCATAACCAATAA
- a CDS encoding helix-turn-helix transcriptional regulator — MTLEEQFNRLIQILQLIDSEPWQWDAADLESKFNVSRATIERDIAILRQWGQIKRKKGKFGLAEMKFLPTSFTPPEALALRIAGSTFAEQAGAGYRDALATALKKIDQVLPQRISAEIRRAHARVAVSQPVVREFSASVYQDLQNAMIHHNPVDITYFSRSRMEPSKRRVDPYGLTFKIGAWYMVGFCHLRQGIRTFGLDRIKWLRVEDKLHFRYPADFDLQEWLSKGWQLQAGGEPTEVVVRFAPSTASWILGGQWHPTQRIDKQPDGSVLFRVIVSGYQEILYWVLSFGEQAEVLEPAPLRVAVADAARKMVGIYDAPKEGTVKLI; from the coding sequence ATGACACTGGAAGAACAATTCAATCGTCTTATTCAGATCCTCCAGCTGATCGACAGCGAGCCCTGGCAATGGGACGCCGCCGACCTGGAGTCGAAGTTCAATGTCTCCCGCGCCACCATTGAGCGGGACATCGCCATTTTGCGCCAGTGGGGGCAGATCAAGCGCAAAAAAGGCAAGTTCGGCCTCGCCGAGATGAAGTTCCTGCCGACCTCCTTCACCCCGCCCGAAGCCCTGGCCCTGCGCATCGCCGGTTCCACTTTCGCCGAGCAAGCCGGCGCCGGATACCGTGACGCCCTCGCGACCGCGCTCAAAAAGATCGACCAGGTTCTGCCGCAGCGCATCTCCGCCGAGATTCGCCGCGCCCACGCCCGCGTCGCCGTCAGCCAGCCGGTCGTGCGCGAGTTCTCCGCCAGCGTCTACCAAGATCTCCAAAACGCGATGATCCACCACAATCCCGTGGACATCACCTACTTCTCCCGCAGCCGTATGGAGCCCTCCAAGCGCCGGGTCGATCCTTACGGCCTCACTTTCAAGATCGGCGCCTGGTACATGGTCGGCTTCTGCCACCTGCGTCAGGGCATCCGCACCTTCGGCCTGGACCGCATCAAATGGCTGCGCGTCGAGGATAAGCTGCATTTCCGCTATCCCGCCGACTTCGACCTTCAGGAGTGGCTGTCCAAAGGCTGGCAGCTCCAGGCCGGCGGCGAGCCCACCGAAGTCGTCGTCCGCTTCGCCCCCAGCACCGCCTCCTGGATCCTCGGCGGCCAGTGGCACCCGACTCAGCGCATCGACAAACAACCCGACGGCTCCGTTCTCTTCCGCGTCATCGTCTCCGGTTATCAAGAGATCCTCTACTGGGTGCTCTCCTTCGGCGAACAAGCCGAAGTGCTGGAGCCCGCGCCCCTACGCGTCGCCGTCGCCGACGCCGCGCGGAAGATGGTGGGGATTTACGATGCACCGAAAGAAGGCACCGTCAAACTAATCTGA
- the rlmN gene encoding 23S rRNA (adenine(2503)-C(2))-methyltransferase RlmN yields MIGMTAQEIRGAVAAATGLPEFHGGQVADWLYRRMLPDQRGGFRASFEEMTNLPLAARTQLAEAFPAKPISLLERHEDTRDGTVKLLARLTEGNYPIECVLLPDSKRVSVCLSTQAGCAMGCVFCATGTQGLTRNLSAGEIVGQFLMLQSESQRRISHIVLMGMGEPLLNYDNTLKAIRILNSECGVAMRHITLSTVGIVPNIDKLAQEDLQITLAVSLHAPNDSLRQRLVPVAKNYPLAKLMSSCKAYANHTSRRLTFEYVLLKEVNDRPEDARELAQLMKGMPAALNVIPYNPTSVTESFGRPEPSRIAAFRKILETAGVTVTQRKERGQQIAAACGQLVTQSTKRTPGMRELPVLSGTV; encoded by the coding sequence TTGATCGGAATGACCGCGCAGGAGATTCGCGGCGCGGTTGCGGCGGCGACGGGGCTGCCGGAGTTTCATGGCGGACAGGTCGCCGATTGGCTTTATCGGCGGATGCTGCCGGATCAGCGCGGCGGGTTCCGCGCTTCGTTTGAGGAGATGACGAACCTTCCACTGGCGGCGCGGACGCAGCTGGCGGAGGCGTTTCCCGCGAAACCCATTTCCCTTTTGGAACGGCATGAGGACACGCGCGACGGAACCGTCAAGCTGCTGGCCCGCCTGACCGAAGGCAACTACCCTATCGAATGCGTGCTGCTGCCCGACAGCAAGCGCGTCTCCGTGTGCCTTTCGACACAGGCCGGATGCGCGATGGGATGCGTGTTTTGCGCTACTGGAACGCAGGGGCTGACGCGCAATCTTTCGGCGGGCGAGATTGTCGGCCAGTTTTTGATGCTGCAATCGGAGTCCCAGCGGCGCATTAGCCACATCGTTCTGATGGGCATGGGCGAACCGCTTCTTAACTACGACAACACGCTGAAGGCCATTCGCATTCTGAACTCCGAGTGCGGAGTCGCCATGCGGCATATCACGCTTTCCACCGTGGGCATCGTCCCAAATATCGACAAGCTGGCGCAGGAAGATTTGCAGATCACGCTGGCCGTATCGCTGCATGCGCCTAACGATTCGCTGCGGCAGCGGCTGGTCCCAGTCGCGAAAAACTATCCGCTGGCGAAACTGATGTCGAGCTGCAAGGCGTACGCCAACCATACCAGCCGCCGGTTGACCTTTGAGTACGTTCTTCTCAAGGAAGTCAACGACCGGCCGGAAGACGCCCGTGAATTGGCCCAGCTGATGAAGGGCATGCCGGCGGCGCTCAATGTCATCCCCTACAACCCGACCAGCGTGACCGAAAGCTTTGGACGCCCTGAGCCCTCGCGCATCGCCGCCTTCCGCAAGATCCTGGAAACCGCCGGCGTCACCGTGACGCAGCGCAAGGAGCGCGGACAGCAGATCGCGGCGGCCTGCGGCCAGCTCGTCACGCAGTCCACGAAGCGCACGCCGGGTATGCGTGAACTTCCGGTGCTTTCGGGGACGGTCTGA
- a CDS encoding ComEC/Rec2 family competence protein, with translation MNAQQRASIAAILGLIVLAGVTFSFFWWLRKHQTATVPPTMTVTFLELSSGSCTLIRTTDNRTILVNDGGDVSGQEVVRSLHKARITQIDLLVLASPSLSEIGGTTALLDSRIPIKSIWNSGVDDGDPTRERLIRRIRLKRIPYRVVHANEKAAIGDSAMRLSVLWPQQRSPRASLDPLICRVDFGQTAILLAGSCNAAAEPYLVADAPEDLACDILQVPDHGGGDGTSLEFLRLAGPATAVISCTPQEPPDPGALHRLQAAGAGIWRTDMQGAVTVTTNGVSAPQVTGAKL, from the coding sequence TTGAACGCACAGCAGCGCGCCTCCATCGCCGCCATCCTGGGCTTAATCGTCCTCGCGGGAGTCACTTTCAGCTTTTTTTGGTGGCTGCGCAAGCATCAAACCGCGACGGTTCCGCCGACGATGACGGTCACGTTTCTGGAGCTTTCCAGCGGAAGCTGCACGCTGATCCGCACGACGGATAACCGGACGATCCTCGTCAACGACGGCGGCGACGTCTCCGGACAGGAAGTCGTCCGCTCCCTGCACAAGGCCAGGATCACGCAGATCGACCTGCTCGTCCTCGCATCTCCTTCCCTGTCGGAAATCGGCGGCACGACCGCCCTGCTCGATTCGCGGATCCCGATCAAATCCATCTGGAACAGCGGCGTGGACGACGGCGATCCCACCCGCGAACGTCTAATCCGCCGCATCCGTCTCAAACGAATCCCTTATCGCGTTGTCCACGCCAATGAAAAAGCGGCGATCGGCGACAGCGCCATGCGTCTTTCCGTGCTCTGGCCGCAGCAGCGCAGCCCGCGCGCCTCACTGGACCCGCTCATCTGCCGCGTCGACTTCGGCCAAACCGCCATCCTGCTCGCCGGCTCCTGCAACGCCGCCGCCGAGCCCTACCTCGTGGCGGACGCCCCCGAGGACCTCGCCTGCGACATCCTCCAGGTCCCCGACCACGGCGGCGGCGACGGCACCTCTTTGGAATTCCTGCGCCTCGCCGGTCCCGCCACCGCCGTCATCTCCTGTACGCCCCAAGAACCGCCCGACCCCGGCGCCCTGCACCGCCTGCAAGCCGCCGGGGCCGGCATCTGGCGCACCGACATGCAAGGCGCCGTCACCGTCACCACCAACGGCGTCTCCGCGCCCCAGGTGACGGGGGCGAAGCTGTAG
- a CDS encoding ABC transporter ATP-binding protein, which translates to MILRLLMEDLSMSYRGRTLFSGLSLTLSPGDRVVVSGSNGTGKSTFLKIAAGLTRPDIGRIALDAGGDGAPKPLREYLGYAGPDVNPYEELTAIENLEFIARLRGLAIDADALLDRLGLTARARRTPVKSYSSGMRQRVRLAASLIAEPIVLLWDEPTAMLDEQGRRVADEILTAHTEAGGMAVIATNDSDEIGRWGGRRIHFGDR; encoded by the coding sequence GTGATATTGCGTCTGCTGATGGAAGATCTTTCGATGTCGTATCGCGGGCGGACTTTGTTTTCCGGGCTGTCCCTGACGCTTAGCCCCGGCGACCGCGTGGTTGTCAGTGGGTCGAACGGGACCGGGAAAAGCACATTTTTGAAGATCGCGGCGGGATTGACGCGCCCCGACATCGGCCGCATCGCATTGGACGCTGGCGGCGACGGCGCCCCGAAGCCGCTGCGTGAGTATTTGGGGTATGCGGGGCCGGACGTCAACCCATACGAAGAGCTGACGGCGATTGAAAATTTGGAGTTTATCGCGCGCCTTCGGGGCCTGGCGATCGACGCCGATGCGCTGCTGGACCGGCTTGGATTGACCGCGCGCGCGCGGCGGACGCCGGTCAAATCGTATTCTTCGGGGATGCGGCAGCGCGTTCGCCTCGCGGCCTCGCTCATCGCGGAGCCGATCGTGCTGCTTTGGGATGAGCCGACCGCCATGCTGGACGAGCAGGGGCGGCGGGTCGCGGACGAGATCTTGACGGCGCATACCGAAGCCGGCGGAATGGCCGTAATTGCAACCAATGATTCAGACGAAATCGGACGCTGGGGCGGCCGGCGCATCCACTTCGGCGACCGTTAG
- a CDS encoding heme exporter protein CcmB, producing the protein MIQTKSDAGAAGASTSATVSRWVDCAAAVFAKELRVELRTRYALSAVVLFAVITVVMVSAVLVGASVRGDVKAALVWIILLFAALSGLSRVFVREEEAGTAAILRLTAPSSAVFAGKLLFNLALIGVVELVSVPLFLLLMPVEKLQLGLLLAVLAMGGAGLASAATFTAALIAHAASGKSALHAIISFPVLMPLALLAVQATVGAFDAIPVHILRARNDVGVLGAYAIVMTTASFLLFEYVWHE; encoded by the coding sequence ATGATTCAGACGAAATCGGACGCTGGGGCGGCCGGCGCATCCACTTCGGCGACCGTTAGCCGCTGGGTCGATTGCGCCGCCGCCGTCTTCGCCAAAGAACTGCGCGTCGAACTGCGCACCCGCTATGCGCTGAGCGCCGTGGTCTTGTTCGCGGTGATCACGGTAGTCATGGTCTCGGCGGTGCTGGTCGGCGCCAGTGTCCGGGGCGATGTCAAAGCGGCGCTGGTCTGGATCATCTTGCTGTTCGCGGCGCTTTCGGGACTGTCGCGCGTATTTGTTCGGGAGGAAGAGGCTGGCACGGCGGCGATCCTGCGTTTGACCGCGCCGTCCTCGGCGGTCTTCGCCGGCAAGCTGCTTTTCAATCTGGCGCTGATCGGCGTGGTTGAACTGGTGAGCGTCCCGCTGTTTCTGCTGCTGATGCCGGTGGAGAAACTCCAGCTCGGATTGCTTCTGGCGGTGCTGGCGATGGGCGGCGCGGGGCTGGCGAGCGCCGCGACCTTCACGGCGGCCCTGATCGCACATGCGGCGTCCGGCAAGAGCGCATTGCACGCCATCATTTCGTTTCCCGTCTTGATGCCGCTCGCGCTTCTGGCGGTGCAGGCGACGGTGGGGGCATTTGACGCAATTCCTGTCCATATCCTTCGCGCGCGGAACGATGTGGGGGTATTGGGCGCGTATGCAATTGTGATGACGACGGCGTCTTTCCTGCTTTTTGAATATGTCTGGCATGAATAA
- the ccsA gene encoding cytochrome c biogenesis protein CcsA codes for MNNSQRSGFGAPKPSAASAPQGSPLAQIPKVLLLLMLCATTVAGFLWLPAAEGFRNPALARIVVFHVPCSIVASIASGVTMWYAIAYLATRRPMHDVKSRVSAELSLLFWILTTVTGAIFAKAQWGTYWNWDIKQGAIILLLMIYAAYFALRSAITDERKQAVIGAAYGIFATLCVPFLTYILPNSTPDTLHPKGTITTKDGLSPEYKLVLWVGVLGLTLVYVWVWRQHVALDAIRSRLAARRTPPPASGFVIVETGQ; via the coding sequence ATGAATAATAGTCAACGCTCCGGTTTTGGAGCGCCGAAACCTTCTGCGGCGTCCGCGCCGCAAGGCTCCCCTCTGGCGCAGATCCCCAAGGTCCTGCTCCTGCTGATGCTTTGCGCCACGACGGTTGCGGGTTTCCTCTGGCTGCCCGCCGCGGAAGGATTCCGCAATCCGGCGCTGGCGCGCATCGTCGTCTTCCACGTACCCTGCTCGATCGTCGCGTCCATCGCCTCCGGCGTCACCATGTGGTACGCCATCGCCTATCTCGCGACGCGCCGGCCGATGCATGACGTGAAATCGCGCGTTTCCGCCGAGCTGTCGTTGCTGTTCTGGATTTTGACTACGGTGACCGGCGCGATCTTCGCCAAGGCGCAGTGGGGGACCTACTGGAACTGGGACATTAAGCAAGGGGCGATCATTCTGCTGCTGATGATCTACGCCGCCTATTTCGCGCTGCGGTCGGCGATCACGGATGAGCGTAAGCAGGCGGTAATCGGCGCCGCGTACGGCATTTTCGCGACCCTCTGCGTCCCATTTCTAACATACATTCTGCCGAACTCTACTCCCGACACCCTGCACCCGAAGGGAACGATTACGACGAAAGACGGGTTAAGTCCCGAGTACAAACTGGTCCTGTGGGTAGGGGTGCTTGGACTAACGCTGGTTTACGTTTGGGTATGGCGGCAGCATGTGGCGCTGGACGCCATTCGGAGCCGCCTCGCGGCGCGGCGCACCCCGCCGCCCGCCTCGGGTTTTGTCATTGTGGAGACGGGACAATAA
- a CDS encoding CcmD family protein — MNTQMVPLMLVPLIIWISVWGYLWTMDKKIKSLERQMALRAEDEDAL; from the coding sequence ATGAATACGCAAATGGTCCCCTTGATGCTCGTGCCGCTGATCATCTGGATCAGCGTGTGGGGTTATCTGTGGACGATGGATAAAAAGATCAAGTCGCTGGAGCGACAGATGGCGCTGCGCGCCGAAGATGAGGACGCCTTATGA
- a CDS encoding cytochrome c maturation protein CcmE domain-containing protein, translating into MRPTGLIIGVVIIISCLVFSAKLFKGSLINYVPFSEAREATGQTVQIMGAPAAGTMQYNTSEHALHFALTDEKGETMPVVFKGPKPEDLDTAMTKATKITAQGSYSPATSTFVAENLLVKCPSKYQGSNDSGERSYGKA; encoded by the coding sequence ATGAGACCCACGGGATTGATCATCGGAGTCGTGATCATCATCTCCTGCCTGGTGTTCAGCGCCAAGCTGTTCAAGGGCAGCCTCATCAACTACGTGCCGTTTTCCGAGGCGCGCGAGGCGACGGGGCAAACCGTACAGATCATGGGCGCTCCCGCCGCCGGCACGATGCAGTACAACACCAGCGAGCACGCTCTGCACTTTGCCCTGACGGACGAAAAGGGCGAAACCATGCCAGTTGTGTTCAAAGGCCCCAAGCCCGAAGATCTGGACACGGCGATGACCAAAGCGACCAAGATCACGGCGCAGGGCAGCTACAGCCCGGCGACATCGACATTCGTCGCGGAAAATCTGCTGGTGAAGTGTCCCAGCAAGTATCAGGGCTCCAACGACAGCGGCGAACGGAGTTACGGCAAGGCGTAG